The following are encoded together in the Deinococcus soli (ex Cha et al. 2016) genome:
- a CDS encoding SRPBCC family protein — translation MKLSYSGQEKVQAPPAAVWAFVQDPERVARCLPDVQEVVVHDQTHMDATVQVGVGMVRGKFKFKIEVLPDAAANRVNVKVQGGGLGSVVDLTAGADVVDNGDGTTTLDWTGDATMRGPVATVGGRLLDAQAQKLISKTFENMSANVGASAGTLA, via the coding sequence ATGAAACTCAGTTACTCAGGTCAGGAGAAGGTGCAGGCGCCGCCCGCCGCCGTGTGGGCGTTCGTGCAGGACCCCGAGCGGGTGGCGCGCTGCCTGCCGGACGTGCAGGAGGTCGTCGTGCATGACCAGACGCACATGGACGCCACCGTGCAGGTGGGTGTGGGCATGGTGCGCGGGAAGTTCAAGTTCAAGATCGAGGTGCTGCCCGACGCGGCCGCGAACCGCGTGAACGTGAAGGTGCAGGGCGGCGGGCTGGGCAGCGTCGTGGACCTGACGGCGGGCGCGGACGTCGTGGACAACGGGGACGGCACGACTACCCTGGACTGGACGGGGGACGCGACCATGCGCGGCCCGGTCGCAACGGTGGGTGGGCGGCTGCTGGACGCGCAGGCGCAGAAGCTGATCTCGAAGACCTTTGAGAACATGAGCGCGAACGTGGGCGCGTCCGCCGGGACGCTGGCGTAG
- a CDS encoding vWA domain-containing protein — protein MAETGRVAGTPAALAAQVTTFAGRLRRRHGFLIGPGEVRDALRALELVDLLSRRELRGALRAVLTAGPEQGRLFDLEFNAFFRAGGQPQPELPPLLPETPAPAEPDPDGDPPDKPDREQGDPDTRPEQAPSPQAGSDPGGDLPDGEALQDGQDSEEGAEQDAPVMQARVSPNAATGEALRVDAGDLGGLLRAATGLIRALELGRARRLRPLPRGSKLDARRTLHAAARTAGDAVLLRWLGRPRRAPRFLLVLDGSRSMGRDGALLLRFAQALHLRSRRVEVYAFSTGLTRLTPLIRGAAPGQPLALPDLGDAWGGGTRIGENLLRLARDERGRVNRDTVVLILSDGLDTGDPALVGRALRDLRRRSAGVVWLSPLAATPGYRPVQRAIAAALPHLDALLPAGGPEDLHALGRRLRAARLTRGAAVASPDPGGVRS, from the coding sequence GTGGCTGAAACAGGCAGGGTCGCGGGAACGCCCGCCGCGCTGGCCGCGCAGGTGACGACCTTCGCGGGGCGGCTGCGGCGCCGGCACGGGTTCCTGATCGGTCCCGGCGAGGTCCGGGACGCGCTGCGCGCCCTGGAACTCGTGGACCTGCTGTCGCGGCGCGAACTGCGCGGCGCGCTGCGGGCGGTGCTGACCGCCGGGCCCGAGCAGGGCCGCCTGTTCGACCTGGAATTCAACGCGTTCTTCCGCGCCGGGGGGCAGCCGCAGCCCGAACTGCCGCCCCTGCTGCCCGAGACGCCCGCCCCGGCTGAACCCGACCCGGACGGGGACCCGCCGGACAAGCCGGACCGGGAGCAGGGCGACCCGGATACCCGGCCGGAGCAGGCGCCGAGCCCGCAGGCGGGGAGCGATCCGGGCGGCGACCTCCCGGATGGCGAGGCCCTGCAGGACGGGCAGGACAGCGAGGAGGGCGCCGAGCAGGACGCCCCGGTCATGCAGGCGCGGGTCAGTCCGAACGCCGCGACGGGCGAGGCGCTGCGCGTGGACGCCGGCGACCTGGGGGGCCTGCTGCGCGCCGCGACGGGTCTGATCCGCGCGCTGGAACTGGGCCGCGCCCGGCGCCTGCGGCCGCTGCCGCGCGGCTCGAAGCTGGACGCCCGGCGCACCCTGCACGCCGCCGCGCGCACCGCCGGGGACGCCGTGCTCCTGCGCTGGCTGGGCCGCCCCCGGCGCGCGCCGCGCTTCCTGCTCGTGCTGGACGGCAGCCGCTCAATGGGCCGGGACGGGGCGCTGCTGCTGCGGTTCGCGCAGGCGCTGCACCTGCGCTCGCGGCGGGTGGAGGTCTACGCGTTCAGTACCGGCCTGACCCGCCTGACACCGCTGATCCGGGGCGCGGCGCCGGGACAGCCGCTGGCCCTGCCGGACCTGGGGGACGCCTGGGGCGGCGGGACCCGCATCGGGGAGAACCTGCTGCGCCTGGCACGTGACGAGCGGGGCCGAGTGAACCGCGACACGGTCGTCCTGATCCTGAGTGACGGGCTGGACACCGGTGACCCGGCGCTGGTGGGCCGCGCGCTGCGGGACCTGCGGCGCCGCTCGGCGGGCGTGGTGTGGCTCTCCCCGCTGGCCGCCACGCCCGGGTACCGCCCGGTGCAGCGCGCGATCGCGGCGGCGCTGCCGCACCTGGACGCGCTGCTCCCGGCGGGCGGCCCGGAGGACCTGCACGCGCTGGGGCGTCGCCTGCGTGCGGCGCGGCTCACGCGCGGCGCGGCCGTGGCGAGCCCCGACCCGGGCGGGGTGCGTTCATGA
- a CDS encoding nucleotidyltransferase family protein, which yields MPTPPQAPVAGVLLAAGRSARMGRPKQLALLAGRPLVRHAAQALANGGHDALLCVIPPGEVGDGIRAALAGLPFAFVVNPDPTRGLGSSFRAAVAALPGELDGGLAAVNFALADMPLLGGAQHAALVTAFRESGAPVVLARYADPGAEPVRAPPHLFRADLLRAVQGTPDADHGPRDLIRAHAAQAVTLTFPTQLLLDVDTPDALAQAEALLAAQTLRTSE from the coding sequence ATGCCCACCCCACCCCAGGCGCCCGTCGCGGGCGTGCTCCTCGCCGCCGGACGCAGCGCCCGCATGGGCCGTCCCAAACAGCTCGCGCTGCTGGCGGGGCGGCCGCTGGTCCGGCACGCCGCGCAGGCCCTCGCGAACGGCGGGCACGACGCGCTGCTCTGCGTCATCCCGCCCGGCGAGGTCGGGGACGGCATCCGCGCGGCCCTGGCGGGCCTGCCGTTCGCGTTCGTGGTGAACCCCGACCCCACGCGCGGCCTGGGCAGTTCCTTCCGCGCCGCCGTCGCCGCGCTGCCAGGCGAACTGGACGGTGGGCTGGCCGCCGTGAACTTCGCCCTGGCGGACATGCCGCTGCTGGGCGGCGCGCAGCACGCCGCGCTGGTTACCGCGTTCCGCGAGAGCGGCGCGCCCGTCGTCCTCGCCCGCTACGCCGACCCCGGCGCGGAACCGGTCCGGGCGCCCCCGCACCTGTTCCGCGCGGACCTGCTGCGCGCCGTGCAGGGCACCCCGGACGCCGACCACGGCCCAAGAGACCTGATCCGCGCGCACGCCGCGCAGGCCGTCACCCTGACCTTCCCCACGCAGCTCCTGCTCGACGTGGACACGCCGGACGCCCTGGCGCAGGCCGAGGCACTGCTCGCCGCGCAGACGCTCAGAACGTCTGAATGA
- a CDS encoding AAA family ATPase, which yields MIPAVKDLQAAFQARGYVTGDALATALRLVVGLGKPLLLEGPAGVGKTEAAKTLADVLGTRLIRLQCYEGLDAQSALYEWNYARQLLHLRAAELRGEAASDDLYGETFLMPRPLLQAIREPRSAVLLIDEIDRADDAFEAFLLELLAEWQITVPELGTLAAVSRPHVILTSNRSRELSDALRRRCLYHWTEYPSRAQELQIVLSRLPGINETLARQVTDAVHALRALPLGKTPGVAETLDWAAALVSLHADHLDAESLHATLGAVLKLREDQLLAAPTLQGVAAQAQARG from the coding sequence ATGATCCCGGCGGTGAAGGACCTCCAGGCGGCGTTCCAGGCGCGCGGGTACGTGACGGGCGACGCGCTGGCGACGGCGCTGCGGCTGGTGGTGGGGCTGGGCAAGCCGCTGCTGCTGGAGGGTCCGGCGGGCGTCGGAAAGACCGAGGCGGCCAAGACCCTGGCGGACGTGCTGGGCACCCGCCTGATCCGGCTGCAGTGCTACGAGGGCCTGGACGCGCAGTCGGCGCTGTACGAGTGGAACTACGCGCGGCAGCTGCTGCACCTGCGCGCGGCCGAGCTGCGTGGCGAGGCCGCCAGCGACGACCTGTACGGCGAGACTTTCCTGATGCCCCGGCCGCTGCTCCAGGCGATCCGCGAGCCGAGATCGGCCGTGCTGCTCATCGATGAGATCGACCGGGCGGACGACGCCTTCGAGGCCTTCCTGCTGGAACTGCTCGCCGAGTGGCAGATCACCGTGCCGGAACTGGGGACCCTGGCGGCGGTCAGTCGTCCACACGTGATCCTCACGAGCAACCGTTCGCGGGAACTGAGTGACGCGCTGCGCCGCCGCTGCCTGTACCACTGGACGGAGTACCCCAGCCGCGCGCAGGAACTGCAGATCGTGCTGTCGCGCCTGCCGGGCATCAACGAGACGCTGGCGCGGCAGGTGACGGACGCCGTGCACGCGCTGCGGGCGCTGCCGCTGGGCAAGACGCCGGGCGTCGCCGAGACGCTCGACTGGGCGGCGGCGCTGGTCAGCCTGCACGCCGATCACCTGGACGCCGAGTCCCTGCATGCGACGCTGGGCGCGGTGCTGAAGCTGCGTGAGGATCAATTGCTGGCCGCGCCGACGTTACAGGGGGTGGCGGCGCAGGCGCAGGCGCGTGGCTGA